From Blastochloris viridis, one genomic window encodes:
- the murG gene encoding undecaprenyldiphospho-muramoylpentapeptide beta-N-acetylglucosaminyltransferase, giving the protein MSPPLILLAAGGTGGHLFPAEALATELVRRGAAVELVTDARAAAYAGSFPARARHVVAADTVRGRDPLALARFGLTMVQGLAAGWRLMGRVRPDAVVGFGGYPTVPPLLAAAWRGIPTVIHEQNAVPGRANRWLAPRASRIATGFPGVFAGAPALAAKAAFTGNPTRPAVIAASATAYDADGAADTLRLLVFGGSQGARVMSEIVPEAITRLPPELRGRLAIVQQARPEDLDAVATAYRTLGVRAEVAPFFSDLPARMARAHLVVCRAGASTVAELAVIGRPAILVPLPGALDQDQLANARSLAGAGAALLVPQSDFTPIRLADLVADLARAPARLAGMAAAAAGQGRPDASARLADLVLATTAAGSTGVTTS; this is encoded by the coding sequence ATGAGCCCGCCGCTGATCCTGCTCGCCGCCGGCGGCACCGGCGGCCACCTGTTCCCGGCCGAGGCGCTGGCGACCGAACTGGTCCGCCGCGGCGCCGCGGTCGAGCTGGTCACCGACGCCCGCGCCGCCGCCTATGCCGGCTCGTTTCCCGCCCGCGCCCGCCACGTCGTCGCCGCCGACACCGTGCGCGGCCGCGACCCGCTGGCGCTGGCCCGTTTCGGCCTCACCATGGTGCAGGGGCTCGCCGCCGGCTGGCGGCTGATGGGCAGGGTGCGGCCGGACGCCGTGGTCGGGTTCGGCGGCTATCCCACCGTGCCGCCGCTGCTGGCGGCGGCGTGGCGCGGCATCCCGACCGTCATCCACGAGCAGAACGCCGTGCCCGGCCGCGCCAACCGCTGGCTGGCGCCGCGCGCCTCCCGCATCGCCACCGGCTTTCCCGGCGTGTTCGCCGGCGCCCCGGCGCTGGCGGCCAAGGCCGCTTTTACCGGCAACCCGACCCGGCCGGCGGTGATTGCCGCCTCCGCCACCGCGTATGACGCTGACGGCGCGGCCGACACCTTGCGCCTGCTGGTGTTCGGCGGCAGCCAGGGCGCACGGGTGATGAGCGAGATCGTGCCGGAGGCGATCACCCGTCTTCCGCCCGAGTTGCGCGGCCGGCTCGCCATCGTGCAGCAGGCGAGGCCGGAGGATCTCGACGCCGTCGCCACCGCCTATCGCACCTTGGGGGTTCGGGCCGAGGTGGCGCCGTTCTTCTCCGACCTGCCGGCCAGGATGGCGCGCGCCCACCTCGTGGTGTGCCGCGCCGGGGCCTCGACGGTGGCGGAACTGGCGGTGATCGGCCGCCCGGCCATCCTGGTGCCGCTGCCCGGCGCGCTCGACCAGGACCAGCTCGCCAACGCCCGTTCGCTGGCGGGCGCCGGCGCCGCCCTCTTGGTGCCGCAATCGGACTTCACCCCGATCCGCCTCGCGGACCTCGTCGCCGATCTGGCCCGGGCTCCGGCGCGCCTCGCCGGCATGGCGGCGGCGGCGGCCGGCCAGGGCCGGCCCGACGCCAGCGCCCGCCTTGCCGACCTCGTGCTCGCCACCACGGCGGCAGGGTCGACCGGAGTCACCACATCATGA
- the murC gene encoding UDP-N-acetylmuramate--L-alanine ligase yields MKLPRQLGPIHFVGIGGIGMSGIAEVLVNLGHTVQGSDLAENANVKRLREKGVKIAIGHAEANLGSAEVLVVSSAVKRDNPELLAARARRLPVVRRAEMLAELMRLKSCVAIAGTHGKTTTTSIVASLLDAAAFDPTVINGGIINAYGTNARLGGGQWMVVEADESDGTFLKLPADVAVVTNVDPEHLDHFGSFEAVKDAFRDFVENVPFYGFAVMCIDHPTVQELVGRIEDRRVITYGENPQADVRIYDIEPNGMQTRFSVQIRDRAGTVVKTLEELVMPVPGVHNALNATAAVAVAHELGIPAETIRTALAAFGGVKRRFTRTGEWNGVTIIDDYGHHPVEIAAALRAARSASAGQVVAVVQPHRYSRLQSLFEQFCTCFNDADTVIVAPVYPAGEAPIEGIDRDALVAGLQARGHRRVLPLEGAPQLAGLVAGLVQPGDYVICLGAGSISQWAYALPGDLAATRTAAE; encoded by the coding sequence ATGAAACTTCCGCGCCAGCTTGGACCGATTCATTTCGTCGGCATCGGCGGCATCGGCATGAGCGGCATTGCCGAGGTGCTGGTCAATCTCGGCCACACCGTGCAGGGGTCCGACCTCGCCGAGAACGCCAACGTCAAGCGGCTGCGCGAGAAGGGCGTCAAGATTGCCATCGGCCACGCCGAGGCCAATCTCGGCTCGGCCGAGGTGCTGGTGGTGTCCTCGGCGGTCAAGCGCGACAATCCCGAGCTGTTGGCGGCGCGGGCGCGACGGCTGCCGGTGGTGCGCCGCGCCGAGATGCTGGCCGAGCTGATGCGGCTGAAGAGCTGCGTCGCCATCGCCGGCACCCACGGCAAGACCACCACCACCTCGATCGTGGCCTCGCTGCTCGACGCCGCCGCGTTCGACCCCACCGTGATCAATGGCGGCATCATCAACGCCTACGGCACCAATGCCCGCCTCGGCGGCGGCCAGTGGATGGTGGTGGAGGCGGACGAGAGCGACGGCACCTTCCTCAAGCTGCCGGCCGACGTCGCTGTCGTCACCAATGTCGATCCCGAGCACCTCGACCATTTCGGCAGCTTCGAGGCGGTGAAGGACGCCTTCCGCGACTTCGTCGAGAACGTGCCGTTCTACGGCTTCGCGGTGATGTGCATCGACCACCCCACCGTGCAGGAGCTGGTCGGCCGCATCGAGGACCGCCGCGTCATCACCTATGGCGAGAACCCGCAGGCCGACGTCCGCATCTACGACATCGAGCCCAACGGCATGCAGACCCGGTTCTCGGTGCAGATCCGCGACCGCGCCGGGACCGTGGTCAAGACGCTGGAAGAGCTGGTGATGCCGGTGCCGGGCGTCCACAACGCCCTCAACGCCACCGCTGCCGTCGCGGTGGCGCACGAGCTCGGCATCCCGGCCGAGACCATCCGCACCGCGCTGGCCGCGTTCGGCGGCGTCAAGCGCCGCTTCACCCGCACCGGCGAGTGGAATGGCGTCACCATCATCGACGATTACGGCCACCACCCGGTCGAGATCGCCGCGGCGCTGAGGGCGGCGCGCAGCGCCAGCGCCGGGCAGGTGGTCGCGGTGGTGCAGCCGCACCGCTACTCCCGGCTGCAATCGCTGTTCGAGCAGTTCTGCACCTGCTTCAACGATGCCGACACCGTGATCGTGGCGCCGGTCTATCCGGCCGGCGAGGCGCCGATCGAGGGTATCGACCGCGACGCGCTGGTGGCGGGGCTGCAGGCGCGCGGCCACCGCCGGGTGCTGCCGCTGGAAGGCGCGCCGCAACTGGCCGGGCTGGTGGCCGGGCTGGTGCAGCCGGGCGACTACGTCATCTGTCTCGGCGCCGGCTCGATCTCGCAATGGGCCTACGCGCTGCCGGGCGATCTGGCGGCGACACGCACCGCGGCGGAGTAG